A DNA window from Microcystis aeruginosa NIES-843 contains the following coding sequences:
- a CDS encoding class I SAM-dependent methyltransferase codes for MKATQETKKLYDESAGDWKRVEPILLSDYSARPFVIDLCEPIVNKNILDLGCGEGYVGRELINRGAQSVHGIDISSQMIEQALIQKNEHQIINASYEAGDIRDFAVTESEQYDLVLAMFLFNYLNVSETISTMQKAYQLLKFGGYFLFAVPHPSLPFLKKDKFPFYFKPKAGYFSGRNQLFPGEIWRRDRKAVAVQCVHKTMEDYFTSLRLAAFTKMPEVYELKINQEHLELDPEFFTPLIDLPLHVAFKIQK; via the coding sequence ATGAAAGCAACACAAGAAACCAAAAAACTTTACGACGAAAGCGCAGGAGACTGGAAACGAGTAGAACCGATTTTGCTTTCTGATTACTCCGCACGTCCCTTTGTCATTGATTTATGTGAACCGATTGTCAACAAGAATATATTAGATCTAGGCTGTGGGGAAGGTTATGTAGGAAGAGAGTTAATTAACCGAGGCGCTCAATCTGTTCATGGGATTGATATTTCATCGCAAATGATCGAGCAGGCCTTGATTCAAAAAAACGAGCATCAGATTATTAATGCTTCCTATGAAGCTGGTGATATTCGTGATTTTGCGGTCACTGAGTCCGAACAATACGATTTAGTTCTGGCTATGTTTCTGTTCAACTACTTAAATGTTTCAGAAACTATTAGCACGATGCAGAAAGCCTACCAACTTTTGAAATTCGGTGGCTATTTCCTGTTCGCCGTCCCCCATCCCTCTTTACCTTTTCTGAAAAAAGATAAGTTTCCCTTTTATTTTAAACCGAAAGCTGGCTATTTTTCCGGACGCAATCAATTATTCCCCGGTGAGATTTGGCGCCGAGATAGAAAAGCCGTCGCCGTGCAATGTGTTCATAAAACTATGGAAGATTACTTCACATCTCTTCGTTTAGCAGCCTTCACAAAAATGCCAGAAGTTTATGAACTAAAAATTAATCAGGAACATTTAGAACTAGACCCAGAATTTTTTACTCCGCTCATTGACCTTCCCCTTCACGTTGCTTTCAAAATTCAAAAATGA
- a CDS encoding TauD/TfdA family dioxygenase has product MIRPIFDPNISLLTWKKLPDPSQLFFHVPESLVSDLLKRSNHKWLEKPNEIGQETVNENLDFFLPFREKLLQKPGIIIFRLEPELTEIEMRLIYAFISRIFGLLNHRYGYFFDVIDRGMDYTKKAIPVSMTNAETGYHTDSTAKNYFPDFVGLLCLAAADEGGDSLVVNAANLYQYFWQHHTDLVPYLYEPLARDVITPGEINSQEAIQKNNFPLFSADSQGLVFRYMRYWIEVAYSKLEIAQPEAITKTLDIIDDFFSKPENTVRFKMKKGDVFYINNRFLCHNRTAFKNSGKPRQMVRSWINL; this is encoded by the coding sequence ATGATTAGACCAATTTTTGATCCTAATATTTCATTACTGACTTGGAAAAAATTGCCTGATCCTTCTCAACTATTTTTTCATGTACCAGAATCATTAGTCTCAGATTTACTAAAAAGAAGCAATCACAAATGGCTTGAAAAACCCAACGAAATAGGACAGGAAACAGTCAATGAAAATCTTGATTTTTTCCTACCATTTCGTGAGAAATTGCTCCAGAAACCAGGCATAATTATTTTCCGATTAGAACCGGAATTAACAGAAATAGAAATGCGGTTAATTTATGCTTTTATTTCTCGCATTTTTGGACTGCTAAACCACCGCTATGGCTATTTTTTTGATGTAATCGATCGAGGAATGGATTACACTAAAAAAGCTATACCCGTTTCGATGACGAATGCAGAAACTGGCTATCATACCGATAGTACAGCCAAAAACTACTTCCCTGATTTTGTTGGCTTACTGTGTCTTGCTGCCGCGGATGAGGGAGGAGATTCCCTGGTAGTAAACGCCGCCAATTTGTATCAATATTTCTGGCAACACCATACAGACCTAGTTCCCTATCTTTACGAACCTTTGGCGCGCGATGTGATTACACCTGGAGAGATTAATTCTCAAGAAGCTATTCAAAAGAATAATTTCCCCTTATTCTCAGCCGATTCTCAGGGTCTGGTTTTTCGTTATATGCGGTACTGGATTGAAGTCGCTTACTCCAAACTGGAAATAGCGCAACCGGAAGCTATCACAAAAACACTCGACATCATCGACGACTTTTTTTCAAAACCAGAAAATACAGTCCGCTTCAAAATGAAAAAAGGTGATGTATTTTACATTAATAATCGCTTTTTATGCCACAATAGAACCGCTTTTAAAAATTCAGGAAAACCCCGACAGATGGTCCGTAGTTGGATTAACCTTTAA
- a CDS encoding SagB/ThcOx family dehydrogenase, with product MPDQPISIAQYYHERTKYDPQTIASKSKGLDWSQQPHPFKEYKIGQTFDLKPYLSRQTVPQKGDFWRRISRILGCSYGLTAKIATMGSPLYLRSAPSAGGLYPAEVYLISRGTEFLPAGLYSYQGQSHSLLLFWESDVWTNLQSACFWNPVLENTDIAVVTSAIFYRSAWRYEDRAYRRIFLDTGHLLGNIELSASINDYRAHLIGGFNDIQMNELLYLDSEKESVMTVIPLADLLNIRQNLPHSTTALPSATTTLYPEIPEGELLNSLHRATIIATDEKIEATVTPSNWEDKYNFPFCLKVSVTSRPVNWGEDLIALESTILKRRSTRAYSGASLSLDELRALLHFTYQPQDYAGQNLDPNPDYFDLDLLETFIAVSAVTGLEEGCYYYAPKAQELRQIRFKNFRQELHYLCLGQDLGRDAAAVVFHTADLSKAVAKYGDRVYRYLHADAGHLGQRLNLAAIHLGLGVSGIGGFFDDQVNEVLGIPSDEAVIYITTLGRPKVF from the coding sequence ATGCCAGATCAGCCAATCTCGATCGCCCAATACTACCACGAGCGGACCAAATACGACCCCCAGACGATCGCCTCAAAAAGTAAAGGTCTTGATTGGAGTCAACAACCCCATCCCTTCAAAGAATACAAAATCGGTCAGACTTTCGATCTCAAACCCTACCTCTCCCGTCAAACAGTTCCCCAAAAAGGAGACTTTTGGCGACGTATATCGCGAATTTTGGGCTGTAGCTATGGGTTAACTGCCAAAATCGCCACTATGGGGAGTCCCTTGTACCTACGTTCCGCACCCTCTGCTGGTGGATTATACCCCGCCGAGGTCTATCTGATCTCCCGTGGCACGGAATTTTTACCCGCCGGTCTCTACAGTTACCAAGGTCAAAGTCACTCGCTGCTTTTATTCTGGGAAAGTGATGTCTGGACCAACCTACAATCTGCTTGTTTCTGGAATCCTGTTTTAGAAAATACCGATATCGCTGTAGTTACCAGTGCCATTTTTTATCGGTCCGCTTGGCGCTACGAAGATCGAGCTTATCGGCGTATTTTCCTCGATACAGGGCATTTATTAGGCAATATTGAGTTATCAGCCTCGATTAATGACTATCGCGCCCATTTAATCGGTGGTTTTAACGATATCCAGATGAATGAATTGCTTTATCTCGATTCCGAGAAGGAAAGTGTCATGACGGTGATTCCTTTGGCAGATCTGCTCAATATCCGGCAAAATCTCCCCCATAGTACCACGGCACTCCCTTCGGCAACCACGACTCTTTATCCCGAAATTCCCGAGGGAGAATTATTAAACTCCCTACACCGAGCCACTATCATAGCTACAGATGAGAAGATAGAAGCAACTGTTACCCCCTCTAATTGGGAAGATAAATATAATTTTCCTTTTTGTCTAAAAGTTTCCGTGACATCCCGTCCCGTCAATTGGGGGGAAGATTTAATCGCTCTCGAAAGTACGATTCTTAAACGCAGATCTACCCGCGCTTATAGTGGTGCTAGTCTCAGTTTAGACGAATTGCGAGCGCTGCTGCATTTCACCTATCAACCCCAAGATTATGCCGGCCAAAATCTCGATCCCAATCCCGATTATTTCGATCTAGATTTATTGGAAACTTTTATCGCTGTTTCGGCAGTAACTGGATTAGAGGAAGGCTGTTATTATTATGCTCCTAAAGCCCAAGAATTGCGGCAAATTCGCTTTAAAAATTTCCGGCAAGAGTTACATTATCTCTGTTTAGGTCAGGATTTGGGACGGGATGCGGCCGCTGTGGTTTTTCATACGGCGGATCTGTCAAAAGCAGTGGCTAAATATGGCGATCGAGTTTATCGTTATCTTCATGCAGATGCGGGACATTTGGGACAGAGATTAAATTTAGCGGCTATTCATCTGGGGTTAGGGGTTAGTGGTATCGGTGGTTTTTTTGATGATCAAGTTAATGAAGTGTTAGGAATTCCCTCCGATGAAGCAGTTATCTATATCACTACTTTAGGCCGACCGAAAGTTTTTTAA
- a CDS encoding DNA-binding protein — translation MPVSDSYHDSLIESLKDSHYAAVYLETHLEGDEYEFESELLRLAFNHVLEALGPQNLTPEQIKIQAKQLEELMQKPAPEAMNQLTSWLQALGLKLTITVASKMPEINHENDAVSSIKITV, via the coding sequence ATGCCAGTCAGTGATAGTTATCATGATTCCCTGATCGAATCTCTTAAAGATTCCCATTATGCAGCAGTTTATCTGGAAACTCATCTCGAGGGAGATGAATATGAATTTGAATCAGAATTACTCAGACTTGCGTTCAATCACGTCCTAGAAGCCCTTGGCCCTCAAAATCTAACACCAGAACAAATCAAAATTCAGGCGAAGCAATTGGAAGAACTAATGCAAAAACCTGCACCTGAAGCCATGAATCAACTAACCTCTTGGCTTCAAGCTTTAGGATTGAAATTAACGATAACGGTCGCTTCAAAAATGCCAGAAATAAATCATGAAAATGACGCTGTTAGTTCAATCAAGATTACAGTGTAG
- a CDS encoding Uma2 family endonuclease: MTTPSFTIPQSDPPLSPRQSLPTMYDLPSDNPLEPGLPDEFHLLQPQLLLLTFQPPNWEPDLVFSAADLNLYYNVRHPQWYKRPDWFGVVGVPRLYDGHDLRLSYVIWQEGVSPTIVVELLSPGTENQDLGEELRQPGEPPTKWTVYEQILRIPYYVVFSRYTNQLQAFELIGGYYQPVTLVEGRLPIPQLELSLGLWQGSYRGIERLWLRWLTLGGELIPLADEELIAAKQEAFAAKQEASAAKQRAEQLAARLRELGIDPQT, encoded by the coding sequence ATGACTACACCTAGCTTCACCATTCCCCAATCTGACCCTCCCCTTTCCCCCCGGCAATCCTTGCCGACGATGTACGATTTACCTAGTGACAATCCACTGGAACCCGGTTTGCCTGACGAATTTCACCTATTACAACCTCAGTTATTACTGCTGACTTTCCAGCCTCCCAACTGGGAACCAGACCTAGTTTTTAGTGCCGCTGACCTCAACCTTTACTACAATGTCAGACACCCCCAATGGTACAAGCGTCCCGATTGGTTTGGGGTGGTTGGTGTTCCTCGCCTCTACGATGGCCATGACCTGCGCTTAAGCTATGTGATTTGGCAGGAAGGGGTTTCTCCGACGATTGTGGTGGAATTATTGTCTCCAGGTACGGAAAATCAAGATTTAGGCGAAGAACTACGCCAACCCGGGGAACCGCCAACTAAGTGGACAGTTTATGAACAGATTCTGCGGATTCCCTACTATGTGGTTTTCAGTCGCTATACTAACCAACTTCAGGCGTTTGAACTGATAGGTGGTTATTACCAACCCGTGACTTTAGTGGAGGGACGCTTACCGATTCCTCAACTAGAATTGAGCTTAGGTTTGTGGCAAGGTTCCTATCGGGGAATTGAGCGGCTATGGTTACGCTGGTTGACGCTGGGGGGAGAGTTGATTCCCCTGGCCGATGAGGAGTTAATTGCGGCCAAACAAGAGGCTTTTGCGGCTAAACAAGAGGCTTCTGCGGCTAAACAACGAGCAGAACAACTAGCGGCACGATTGCGGGAATTAGGGATAGATCCTCAAACCTGA
- a CDS encoding flotillin family protein, translating to MEFIAVLLGVFGLGTGAGLLVIRNYYHICQPSEVLIFAGSRRPTATGKTIGYRLVKGGSSIRLPMLEQVYRMDLTNMIIDLRVVNAYSKGGVPLIVTGVANIKIAGEEPIIYNAIERLLGKKRKEIEQLAKETLEGNLRGVLANLTPEQANSDQIAFAKSLLEEAEQDLEKLGLVLDSLQIQNISDEVRYLDSIGRKQKAELQRDARIAEAKARKTSIIKDSENLRLTALRRIQKDLEIAKADAEKRVRDTQTKRGAMIAEVESVVMSDLAKVQAEVAVQNARIKQVKQQLQADVIAPAAAECQQAIAKARGEAAKIIEQGKAQAEGTKKLAASWQGAGNNAKNIFLYQKLELLLKLMVASVPEVQVQTVTVVDGGDGNLVPKMTAFAEQLRQATGVDLVQMANRLAQTEPSVKGKETNFDFKQLPS from the coding sequence ATGGAATTTATCGCTGTTTTACTGGGAGTTTTCGGTTTAGGCACAGGTGCGGGTTTATTAGTCATCCGTAACTATTACCATATCTGTCAACCGAGCGAAGTCTTAATTTTTGCCGGCAGTCGTCGTCCCACGGCCACGGGCAAAACCATCGGTTATCGTTTGGTAAAAGGGGGCAGCAGTATTCGTTTACCTATGCTAGAACAAGTGTATCGAATGGACCTGACCAACATGATCATCGATCTCAGGGTGGTTAATGCCTATTCTAAGGGCGGTGTGCCGTTGATCGTCACCGGGGTGGCGAATATTAAAATTGCCGGGGAAGAACCGATTATTTATAATGCGATCGAGCGTTTATTGGGCAAGAAACGCAAGGAAATCGAACAATTGGCTAAAGAAACCCTAGAGGGCAATTTGCGCGGTGTCTTGGCCAATTTAACCCCAGAACAAGCGAACTCCGATCAGATCGCTTTCGCTAAAAGTCTCCTGGAAGAAGCGGAACAGGATCTAGAAAAATTGGGTTTAGTTTTGGATAGTTTGCAGATCCAGAATATCTCCGATGAGGTGCGTTATCTCGATTCGATCGGACGGAAGCAAAAAGCCGAATTACAGAGAGATGCCCGGATAGCAGAAGCAAAAGCCCGAAAAACATCGATTATCAAGGATTCCGAGAATCTACGCCTAACCGCTTTGCGTCGTATCCAAAAAGATTTAGAAATAGCCAAAGCTGACGCAGAAAAACGGGTGCGCGACACTCAAACTAAGCGTGGCGCCATGATTGCTGAGGTAGAATCGGTGGTTATGTCGGATTTAGCTAAAGTACAGGCCGAAGTGGCGGTACAAAACGCCCGAATTAAGCAGGTGAAACAGCAATTACAAGCAGATGTGATCGCCCCTGCGGCAGCGGAATGTCAACAAGCGATCGCAAAAGCCCGGGGGGAAGCGGCCAAAATTATCGAACAGGGGAAAGCGCAAGCGGAAGGAACCAAAAAACTGGCGGCATCTTGGCAAGGAGCGGGAAATAACGCTAAAAACATCTTTTTATACCAAAAATTGGAGTTATTGCTGAAATTAATGGTCGCTAGTGTCCCAGAAGTGCAGGTGCAAACGGTGACGGTAGTGGACGGAGGTGATGGTAATCTTGTCCCGAAAATGACTGCCTTTGCTGAACAATTGCGTCAAGCTACCGGGGTGGATCTGGTACAAATGGCTAATCGCCTAGCACAAACCGAGCCATCTGTCAAGGGAAAAGAGACAAATTTTGATTTTAAACAATTGCCCTCCTGA
- a CDS encoding phosphomannose isomerase type II C-terminal cupin domain — MDDLINAPSPSPQDLEMTRTPPWGTVTVLEEGPRYRINRIVIKPGHQMSTQMHYHRSEHWIVVSGTARVICDEKETLLKQKESTYVPMNTRHRVENPGSIPLVMIEVQNGEYLGDDDIHRFDDRE, encoded by the coding sequence ATGGATGACTTAATTAATGCTCCCTCCCCTTCTCCCCAAGACCTAGAAATGACGCGGACTCCCCCCTGGGGAACGGTGACGGTATTGGAGGAAGGTCCGCGGTATCGCATCAATCGCATTGTCATTAAACCCGGCCATCAGATGAGTACCCAAATGCACTACCATCGCAGTGAACACTGGATTGTCGTCTCCGGTACAGCGCGGGTAATTTGTGATGAAAAAGAAACTCTCCTCAAACAAAAAGAATCTACATACGTTCCCATGAATACCCGTCATCGGGTGGAAAACCCCGGTTCTATTCCTCTGGTGATGATCGAGGTGCAAAATGGCGAATATTTAGGAGATGATGATATTCACCGTTTTGATGATCGAGAATAG
- the cobU gene encoding bifunctional adenosylcobinamide kinase/adenosylcobinamide-phosphate guanylyltransferase has protein sequence MDEKIILVTGAARSGKSEWAEYLAKISQKPVIYIATSSVDEKDQEWCDRIERHRQRRLPQWQTQEIPRQLSETIDNSPFTHCLLIDSLGTWVANCLEMSAAEWLEISDRFLYSLKNAAVDVILVAEETGWGVVPAYPLGRLFRDRLGDLCRRIGTIADAVYLVTGGHALNLSQLGQSLSIIGQ, from the coding sequence GTGGATGAAAAAATTATCCTAGTTACAGGGGCTGCCCGTTCTGGGAAAAGTGAATGGGCCGAATATTTAGCCAAAATCAGCCAAAAACCCGTTATTTATATCGCCACCTCCTCGGTGGATGAAAAAGATCAAGAATGGTGCGATCGCATTGAAAGACACCGGCAGCGACGTTTACCCCAATGGCAAACCCAAGAAATTCCCCGACAATTAAGCGAAACTATTGATAATAGCCCATTTACTCACTGTTTATTGATCGATTCCCTCGGTACTTGGGTAGCCAATTGTTTAGAAATGTCGGCAGCTGAATGGTTAGAAATTAGCGATCGATTCTTGTATTCCCTCAAAAACGCGGCCGTTGATGTTATTCTGGTAGCGGAAGAAACCGGTTGGGGTGTGGTTCCCGCTTATCCCCTCGGTCGTCTGTTTCGCGATCGTTTAGGCGATCTCTGTCGTAGAATTGGCACAATAGCAGACGCGGTTTATCTAGTTACCGGCGGCCATGCTCTTAATTTAAGTCAATTGGGTCAGTCTTTGTCGATAATTGGGCAATAG
- a CDS encoding class I SAM-dependent methyltransferase — MSNDYQRQVIDFYALRHDYDNDFTQARALKLVNYLYLQKSQSVLDVATGTGFIAVAIAPKVKSVIGVDFTPEMIARAEKKLEALNIENIDLINADIAAIDFAESSFDLITCSLAIALFPDIPQVLAKWYQWLKKGGSIAFSCNNLESHFLPLISGVCRETYGFELPNLHTPIATPEKCHQLLENAGFTNISVNVEQLGRYLPLETAKNFWYGQYFYPQHNPFDRLSAAEIATLVNNYRREIEKNATDQGVWQDATTFFVTASKS; from the coding sequence ATGAGCAACGATTATCAGCGTCAAGTAATTGATTTTTATGCCCTTCGTCACGATTACGATAACGATTTTACGCAAGCTCGCGCCCTTAAATTAGTAAATTATCTCTATTTACAAAAAAGCCAATCTGTGCTAGACGTGGCAACGGGAACGGGATTTATAGCGGTCGCAATTGCCCCAAAAGTGAAAAGTGTCATCGGGGTTGATTTCACGCCGGAAATGATTGCCAGAGCCGAAAAAAAGCTAGAAGCATTAAATATCGAGAATATTGACCTAATTAACGCCGATATAGCTGCTATTGACTTTGCCGAGTCTAGTTTCGATCTGATCACCTGTTCTCTGGCGATCGCACTTTTCCCCGATATCCCGCAAGTGCTGGCAAAATGGTATCAATGGTTAAAAAAAGGCGGTTCGATCGCTTTTTCCTGTAATAATTTAGAATCCCACTTCCTACCCTTGATCAGTGGTGTTTGTCGCGAAACCTATGGTTTTGAGTTGCCTAATCTGCACACTCCCATCGCCACCCCAGAAAAATGCCATCAATTGCTGGAAAATGCGGGATTTACCAATATATCGGTCAATGTCGAACAACTAGGTCGATATTTGCCCCTAGAAACCGCCAAAAACTTCTGGTATGGGCAGTATTTTTATCCTCAGCATAACCCTTTCGACCGCCTATCGGCTGCCGAAATTGCGACTCTAGTGAACAATTATCGCCGAGAAATCGAGAAAAATGCCACCGATCAGGGAGTATGGCAAGATGCAACCACTTTTTTTGTTACTGCTAGTAAAAGTTAG
- the leuD gene encoding 3-isopropylmalate dehydratase small subunit, whose protein sequence is MSQVKTISGRALPLRGNDIDTDRIIPARFLRCITFEGLGEQVFADDRAALQGSHPFDLPQYQGAKILVVNGNFGCGSSREHAPQAILRWGIQAIIGESFAEIFFGNCIANGVPCVTAEAKTITHLQDLITANPEIPVDLSLTTMTVEWGDFVATVSMNEGSRQMLIEGGWDTCGQLLQNLDLIQSTAQKLPYLSFV, encoded by the coding sequence ATGAGTCAAGTTAAAACCATCTCCGGACGAGCTTTACCCTTGCGAGGCAACGATATTGACACCGATCGCATTATTCCGGCTCGTTTTTTGCGTTGTATCACCTTTGAAGGTTTAGGCGAACAAGTGTTCGCTGATGATCGAGCGGCTTTACAGGGGAGTCATCCTTTTGATCTACCCCAGTACCAAGGGGCGAAAATTTTGGTAGTCAATGGTAATTTTGGTTGTGGCTCTTCTCGGGAACACGCACCGCAAGCGATTTTACGTTGGGGAATACAAGCAATTATCGGGGAAAGTTTCGCCGAAATATTTTTTGGCAATTGTATCGCTAATGGGGTTCCCTGTGTCACTGCCGAGGCAAAAACCATCACCCATTTACAGGATTTAATTACAGCTAATCCCGAAATTCCCGTCGATCTTTCCTTGACAACCATGACAGTGGAATGGGGGGATTTTGTCGCTACCGTCTCTATGAATGAAGGTTCCCGACAGATGTTAATAGAAGGGGGTTGGGATACCTGCGGGCAGCTGTTACAAAATCTCGATCTGATTCAATCTACCGCGCAAAAGTTACCCTATTTAAGTTTCGTCTAG
- a CDS encoding AAA family ATPase: MKLLSIKLCNFRQFYGKTPEIHLAASSRNTTVIYGNNGAGKTTILNACTWVLYEKFTAAFAEPELLVNKRAITEVSTGTSIECSAEVNFEHENKRYQVKRKFFAYQDVNSKIKYGQNSLYMLYAGDDGNWYTPNQPPEDIINQILPESLHRYFFFDGEYIDHQFRSSSQGKIAEDTKELLGVKVLDRAIEHLKKAKKSLQDELKDLGESDLKKLLKQESKIEQDFEKLKQRQQDIINQLSQQEELKKAVTNRLLELSGAEELKQLKEKLEQQERNLRQDLVRTKDKLKKLISQQAYQVFLKEINQNFQQLIDRLRQQGELPSGIKQQFVQQLLERKKCICGQELQENSQAYLEVQDWMNKAGMADVEEAAIRLSSTVREIDKRVLDFWQEVDSYQANIHQWRLELSLVESELDEVRDKFRHYPDEDIKNLQSRLDAIEDSLKDLRLEQGSNKNQLDIYEKELESLQKQVQKQQQKEEKSNLGQRRSLATQEAINRISEVRQRLENQFRLSLEKRVQEIFNSISFTPYIPRISPDYEVRLLENTTGFAIPVAASTGENQILSLSFIGGIIDRVREWSQKNTLMGIDSSTFPLVMDSPFGSLDHIYRRQVAIAIPKLANQLIVLVTKTQWRGEVETEISPYIGKEYVLVYNSPKADCQEDLINLHGVDYSLVKRSPNNFEYTEIIEVNRFSS, encoded by the coding sequence ATGAAACTACTATCAATAAAGTTATGTAATTTTCGACAATTTTATGGCAAGACTCCCGAGATACATTTAGCGGCAAGTTCTCGCAATACAACGGTAATTTATGGCAATAATGGTGCGGGAAAAACAACCATTTTAAATGCTTGTACTTGGGTACTTTATGAAAAATTTACAGCAGCTTTTGCCGAACCAGAGTTATTAGTTAATAAACGGGCAATTACCGAAGTAAGCACGGGAACTTCCATAGAATGTTCCGCAGAAGTAAACTTTGAACATGAAAATAAACGCTATCAGGTAAAACGAAAATTTTTCGCCTATCAAGATGTAAATAGTAAAATTAAATACGGTCAAAATAGTTTATATATGCTCTACGCTGGTGATGATGGCAATTGGTACACACCCAATCAACCACCAGAGGATATTATTAATCAAATTTTACCCGAAAGTTTACACCGTTATTTCTTTTTTGATGGGGAATATATCGATCATCAATTTCGCAGTAGTAGCCAAGGTAAAATCGCCGAGGATACAAAAGAATTATTGGGAGTTAAAGTATTAGATCGAGCGATCGAGCATTTAAAAAAAGCTAAAAAATCTTTACAAGATGAGCTTAAAGATTTAGGAGAATCGGATTTAAAAAAGTTATTGAAACAGGAAAGTAAAATCGAGCAGGATTTCGAGAAATTAAAACAGCGTCAGCAGGATATTATTAACCAGTTATCCCAGCAGGAAGAATTAAAAAAAGCCGTGACTAATCGCTTATTAGAGTTAAGTGGTGCCGAGGAATTAAAACAGTTAAAAGAAAAATTAGAACAACAGGAAAGAAATCTGCGGCAAGATTTAGTGAGAACTAAGGATAAGTTAAAGAAATTAATTTCCCAGCAAGCTTATCAAGTCTTTTTAAAAGAAATTAATCAAAATTTTCAGCAATTAATCGATCGCCTGCGACAACAAGGGGAATTACCCAGTGGTATCAAACAGCAATTTGTCCAACAATTATTAGAGCGGAAAAAATGTATTTGTGGCCAGGAATTACAGGAAAATAGCCAAGCTTATTTAGAGGTACAAGACTGGATGAATAAAGCAGGAATGGCCGATGTGGAAGAAGCGGCCATTCGCTTATCTTCCACAGTCAGAGAAATAGATAAACGGGTGTTAGATTTTTGGCAAGAAGTGGATAGTTATCAAGCTAATATTCACCAGTGGCGCTTAGAATTATCTTTGGTAGAATCAGAATTAGATGAAGTTCGGGATAAATTTCGCCATTATCCCGATGAAGATATTAAAAATCTGCAATCTCGTTTAGATGCGATCGAGGATTCCCTCAAAGATTTACGATTGGAACAGGGCAGCAATAAAAATCAACTAGATATCTATGAAAAAGAGTTAGAATCCCTGCAAAAACAGGTACAAAAACAGCAACAAAAAGAGGAAAAATCTAATTTAGGACAACGACGTAGTTTAGCGACTCAAGAGGCAATTAATCGCATTAGTGAGGTAAGACAGAGATTAGAAAATCAGTTTCGTTTGTCCTTAGAAAAACGGGTACAGGAAATCTTTAACTCAATTTCTTTTACTCCCTATATTCCCCGTATTAGTCCCGATTACGAGGTAAGACTATTAGAAAATACGACAGGATTCGCCATTCCCGTGGCAGCTTCTACCGGAGAAAATCAGATTCTCAGTTTATCTTTTATCGGGGGAATTATTGATCGAGTGCGAGAATGGAGTCAGAAAAATACTTTGATGGGAATTGATAGCAGCACTTTTCCTCTGGTGATGGATTCTCCTTTTGGTAGTCTTGATCATATCTATCGTCGGCAAGTTGCGATCGCTATTCCTAAATTAGCCAATCAGTTAATTGTTTTAGTGACAAAAACTCAATGGAGAGGAGAAGTAGAAACCGAGATTTCTCCCTATATTGGTAAAGAATATGTGTTAGTTTATAATTCTCCGAAAGCGGATTGTCAAGAGGATTTAATTAATCTTCATGGTGTTGATTATTCTCTAGTGAAACGCAGTCCTAATAATTTTGAATATACGGAAATTATCGAAGTTAATCGATTTTCCTCCTGA